AAATCGTATTCGTTCCGGCTTCACGGGAATCCTTCGCCTTTTTTATTCCGGGATCCGGGCAAAACTCGCCTTATTTACGGGGAGTCTGATCGTACTGACGATTTTCATTCTCTCGGTGATTTACGTGAAGCAGCAAACCGAGATTTTGACGGATAGCTACGAGAGAGAGGCGGCCATTTCCAGGAGATACATCTCCTCCTTGGTCTTGGAGTTGGACAATATTTCCCAGAGTCTGATCCGTATCGAAGAGTTCCGGGATAGGGTCAGCAAACAAACCGAGGCCTTAAAGAAATATAGAACCACCAAGACTTTGGTCCAGGAAAAAAAGGTCTCCTTTTTCGGGATCAAGACCAGTCTTTTTGGAGCTTTAGGAAAAAATAAAATTCGAAAAACCTTGGACACGTATTATTCGGAATATTTGTCTAAGGGAGACATCGAAGTTCTGGAAAAGAACGTCAAGGCGCAGTTGCAACAGAACGGAGGTCATGAGCCGGTCGGAGAACGGGAATTTTCCCAACTCCAACATTTGGCGAAGCAAGTGGTCTTTGCGGAAAGGGACGCTTCCTTATTGCGCAAACGATTGTACGAGGTAAAAGAAAATCGGGAAAAAATGGACGCAACGGAACTCTCGGCCTTGGAGGAAGACGTCCGAGAAAAATCCCTTCTCGCTCGTAAGAGAAGGTCCGCGATGGACTCTAAAATCGTCCAATTGCTCGCGGATTCGCGTCGAAAAAAAATCAAGGACTTGGGATTGGATACGGGAAGATTCCGAATCCAGACTTTTCCTCTTTCCGGAATTCTTCCCGGGCAGGACTCCGAGCCTACTTTGGATACCCGTATCTTCGATCCGGAATCCCCGTTAAACGAAATTTCCTTCGATTCCAGTTTGGAGGAAGGCTTAAAACGTTCCTTGAATACGTTGGTGGAAAAGGTGGGAGTTACGGGAGAGATTCCCCCCGACTCTTTCCAACATACCGGTTTGGAATTGCAGGCATTGTATTCCCCTCATTTTCGGAATCCTGCTTCCACCGAAAGAGCCAAATTGGTGGAGGCGTCCCGGAATCAACTCGGAGCCTGGAGTTCCTATCTTTCGGAGGAAAGGGCGATTCTTGTAGATCTTAACAAGATTCCTCCTTTGTTATCGACTAGATTAAAGGAATTACGGGAAAAGAAACCGCCCGTTCCTCCGTTTAAGGACAAAGAATTCCGCAAACAATATGAGAATTACGAATCTCTAATACGAAAACGGGATCTTCTTTTCGCCACATACAAAAGGAATCATCCTCCGAAAGAGGAGGAACAGTCACGGGTGGAGGCGCTAGGATCGATCAGAGACTCCGCTTTGGAGGACTTGGTCCTCTTGCGTTTTCGTCCCGACGGATCGGATTACGAAAGATCCCTCCGATCGGAAGAGGAAAGCCGTATTTTTCGGGAGCGGTGGGCCAATCTCCGTCAGTGGATCTATTCCGGGGAGAGCGAAACTCCTACCGCGAAATTGAAAGCCTTATTTCCGGACGGTATCATCGGAAACAGTCGTACGGAAGCGGAACAAATCCTCTGGAAATTGGATACGGTCCCGCTTCTATCGGGCGAAGGCGACGACGTTCCCACGATCGTACTAAGTTCGAACTTTTCCGGACTGATCCGAACGATTGTGGATAGAACCGAAGGTTTGAAATCCATCCGAAACAACCGGGATCGCGCGGTCTTGTCCGCACTCGGAATTTGCGGTTTTTCCATCTTTTTGGCCATTTTTATTTCCGGAATCGTAGTACAGAGAATCAAAAGATTGATCCGAGATGCGGAGGAAGTCGGAGGGGGAGACTTGAACGTCGAGTTCGAACCCGGAGGAAACGACGAATTCGGAAATCTCTCCGTGGCTTTAAATCACATGGTGGGAGGTTTACGCGAGCGGGAAAAGATCAAAGGTATTTTGGGAAGTATGATCGACCCGGTCGTGATCGGCGAAGC
The DNA window shown above is from Leptospira fletcheri and carries:
- a CDS encoding adenylate/guanylate cyclase domain-containing protein; translation: MKETSPSSNPSFLNRIRSGFTGILRLFYSGIRAKLALFTGSLIVLTIFILSVIYVKQQTEILTDSYEREAAISRRYISSLVLELDNISQSLIRIEEFRDRVSKQTEALKKYRTTKTLVQEKKVSFFGIKTSLFGALGKNKIRKTLDTYYSEYLSKGDIEVLEKNVKAQLQQNGGHEPVGEREFSQLQHLAKQVVFAERDASLLRKRLYEVKENREKMDATELSALEEDVREKSLLARKRRSAMDSKIVQLLADSRRKKIKDLGLDTGRFRIQTFPLSGILPGQDSEPTLDTRIFDPESPLNEISFDSSLEEGLKRSLNTLVEKVGVTGEIPPDSFQHTGLELQALYSPHFRNPASTERAKLVEASRNQLGAWSSYLSEERAILVDLNKIPPLLSTRLKELREKKPPVPPFKDKEFRKQYENYESLIRKRDLLFATYKRNHPPKEEEQSRVEALGSIRDSALEDLVLLRFRPDGSDYERSLRSEEESRIFRERWANLRQWIYSGESETPTAKLKALFPDGIIGNSRTEAEQILWKLDTVPLLSGEGDDVPTIVLSSNFSGLIRTIVDRTEGLKSIRNNRDRAVLSALGICGFSIFLAIFISGIVVQRIKRLIRDAEEVGGGDLNVEFEPGGNDEFGNLSVALNHMVGGLREREKIKGILGSMIDPVVIGEAMKDLAALKRGTEKRVTAFFSDVAGFSAISEKLSSVELAELLNEYLSAMTLILKDHEGVLDKYIGDAIVGIFNAPVEVEQHCLKATRASLKMLAKLEELRKSWEKDHRYIPEARAMQIRIGLNTGLAKVGFMGTDALASYTMMGDTVNLAARLEAAGKDYGVSILVSDAVYGEIKDSILTRKLDLVRVKGKTEPVVLYEAIAEKNTSIPTSIRESIALYEEGISQYLERRWDKAVRCFQESETVKKQNDKSVHLLIDRCKEYSKNPPPANWDGVYTRDHK